The genomic DNA GGGTCATTGTCGCGAACAGCGAAACGCTGGTGACCATTGGCAACCTGACGTCGCATAACGTTCTGCTTGGCGTGCTGGGTTTCTTCATCATTGCGATTCTGGCTTCCCGTAACATTCACGCGGCGGTGCTGGTATCTATCGTAGTGACCACGCTGCTGGGCTGGATGCTGGGTGATGTGCATTACAACGGTATCGTCTCCGCGCCGCCGAGCGTCACGACTGTGCTGGGTCATGTGGATCTCGCGGGTTCACTGAACATCGGTCTGGCCGGGGTGATCTTCTCCTTCATGCTGGTTAACCTGTTTGACTCCTCAGGAACACTGATTGGCGTGACTGATAAAGCCGGTCTGACCGATGAGAGCGGTAAATTCCCGCGCATGAAGCAGGCGCTGTACGTTGACAGTATCTCGTCCGTTGCCGGGTCGTTCATCGGCACTTCGTCTGTTACCGCGTACATCGAATCCTCTTCCGGCGTCTCGGTAGGCGGTCGTACTGGTCTGACGGCAGTGATTGTCGGTTTGCTGTTCCTGCTGGTGATTTTCCTCTCTCCGCTGGCGGGCATGGTGCCGCCATACGCCGCCGCAGGCGCGCTGATTTACGTCGGCGTGCTGATGACCTCAAGTCTGTCACGCGTGAAGTGGGATGACCTTACAGAGGCGGTACCGGCGTTTATTACCGCGGTGATGATGCCGTTCAGCTTCTCCATCACCGAAGGGATTGCGCTGGGCTTTATCTCTTACTGCGTGATGAAAATTGGTACCGGACGTTTCCGCGATCTCAGCCCGTGCGTCATTGTCGTCGCGCTGCTGTTTGTGCTGAAGATTGTGTTTATCGACGCGCACTAAGGGATTTACGTAGTACAGGCCCGGCAAGCATCGCGCCGCCGGGCTTTTGTTTACGCCTTCACCCGCTGAATATAATCACCAAACGCGGTCAGCTGACCGGTCAGATGATCC from Trabulsiella odontotermitis includes the following:
- a CDS encoding NCS2 family permease, which gives rise to MSQQHTTQASGQGLLERVFKLREHGTSARTEVIAGFTTFLTMVYIVFVNPQILGAAGMDTSAVFVTTCLIAAFGSILMGLFANLPVALAPAMGLNAFFAFVVVGAMGLPWQVGMGAIFWGAVGLLLLTIFRIRYWMIANIPVSLRVGITSGIGLFIGMMGLKNAGVIVANSETLVTIGNLTSHNVLLGVLGFFIIAILASRNIHAAVLVSIVVTTLLGWMLGDVHYNGIVSAPPSVTTVLGHVDLAGSLNIGLAGVIFSFMLVNLFDSSGTLIGVTDKAGLTDESGKFPRMKQALYVDSISSVAGSFIGTSSVTAYIESSSGVSVGGRTGLTAVIVGLLFLLVIFLSPLAGMVPPYAAAGALIYVGVLMTSSLSRVKWDDLTEAVPAFITAVMMPFSFSITEGIALGFISYCVMKIGTGRFRDLSPCVIVVALLFVLKIVFIDAH